A part of Streptomyces sp. NBC_00557 genomic DNA contains:
- a CDS encoding dienelactone hydrolase family protein — protein MNIMLFHSTYGLRPAVRDAADRLRMAGHEVWTPDLFEGRTFDTAEEGMEFNESVGKEELLKRAVLAAAPYSDRGLVYAGFSLGASVAQTLALGDDKARGLLLLHGTSDIAPNAHTDGLPVQLHVAEPDPFETDDWLTAWYLQMGRAGADVEVYRYPGAGHLYTDPGLPDYDREAAEATWRVALGFLDSLHAG, from the coding sequence ATGAACATCATGCTTTTTCACTCGACGTACGGGCTCAGGCCCGCGGTGCGCGACGCCGCGGACCGGCTGCGCATGGCGGGCCACGAGGTGTGGACGCCGGACCTCTTCGAGGGGCGCACGTTCGACACCGCCGAGGAGGGCATGGAGTTCAACGAGTCGGTCGGCAAGGAGGAGCTGCTGAAGCGGGCCGTGCTGGCGGCCGCCCCGTACTCGGACCGCGGTCTGGTGTACGCCGGGTTCTCGCTCGGCGCGTCCGTCGCCCAGACCCTCGCGCTCGGCGACGACAAGGCGCGCGGGCTGCTGCTTCTGCACGGGACCTCGGACATCGCGCCGAACGCCCACACGGACGGGCTCCCGGTGCAGCTGCACGTGGCCGAGCCGGACCCGTTCGAGACGGACGACTGGCTGACCGCCTGGTATCTGCAGATGGGCCGGGCCGGAGCCGATGTGGAGGTCTACCGGTACCCCGGCGCCGGGCACCTCTACACCGACCCCGGTCTCCCGGACTACGACCGCGAGGCCGCCGAGGCCACCTGGCGGGTGGCGCTCGGCTTCCTCGACAGCCTGCACGCCGGGTAG
- a CDS encoding mechanosensitive ion channel family protein, whose product MENLVRPVIVIGGSVLLTLAVGWATDRLLRKADERDHDSPLWELLRRGRIPYQLVLCVALLRGSYDQAKVLERHQVGIGRTLTLVLIGSVAWLVIRIAAAIVETTYSRYARAHRDVARVRRVRTQVELIMRVVSAIVIVVAVASMLLTFPAMRAAGASLLASAGIIAAIAGVAAQSTLSNMFAGLQIAFGDMVRIGDTVVVDGEWGTVEEITLTFLTVRTWDERRITMPVSYFTSKPFENWSRGTPQMTGTVFWHLDHSAPLEEMREKLRDILRECPAWDGRAYGLVVTDSTPNTIEVRALVTAKDADDIWTVRVAVREQMITWLVAEHPYALPRVNHSDAVLPPQRRPSPDGTSLRKDYELPRTGRG is encoded by the coding sequence ATGGAGAATCTCGTCCGCCCTGTCATCGTGATCGGTGGCTCCGTGCTGCTCACCCTGGCCGTCGGCTGGGCCACCGACCGGCTGCTGCGCAAGGCCGACGAACGCGACCACGACTCACCCCTGTGGGAGCTGCTGCGCCGCGGCCGCATCCCCTACCAGCTCGTGCTGTGCGTCGCCCTGCTCCGCGGCTCCTACGACCAGGCGAAGGTGCTGGAGCGGCACCAGGTGGGCATCGGCCGGACACTGACCCTGGTGCTGATCGGCTCCGTCGCCTGGCTGGTGATCCGCATCGCCGCGGCGATCGTCGAGACCACCTACAGCCGCTACGCCCGCGCACACCGGGATGTGGCCCGGGTGCGCCGGGTGCGCACCCAGGTGGAGCTGATCATGCGGGTGGTGTCCGCGATCGTCATCGTCGTCGCCGTCGCGTCCATGCTGCTGACGTTCCCCGCGATGCGCGCCGCCGGCGCCTCGCTGCTGGCCTCGGCGGGCATCATCGCGGCCATCGCCGGTGTGGCCGCCCAGTCGACCCTGTCCAACATGTTCGCCGGACTGCAGATCGCCTTCGGCGACATGGTGCGCATCGGCGACACGGTCGTCGTGGACGGCGAGTGGGGCACGGTCGAGGAGATCACCCTGACCTTTCTGACGGTACGGACCTGGGACGAGCGCCGGATCACCATGCCGGTGTCGTACTTCACCTCCAAACCCTTCGAGAACTGGTCACGGGGCACCCCGCAGATGACCGGCACCGTCTTCTGGCACCTCGACCACAGCGCGCCCCTCGAGGAGATGCGCGAGAAGCTGCGCGACATCCTGCGCGAGTGCCCGGCCTGGGACGGCCGCGCCTACGGCCTGGTGGTGACCGACAGCACACCCAACACCATCGAGGTGCGCGCCCTGGTGACCGCCAAGGACGCCGACGACATCTGGACGGTGCGGGTCGCGGTCCGCGAGCAGATGATCACCTGGCTGGTGGCCGAGCACCCCTACGCGCTTCCCCGCGTCAACCACTCCGACGCGGTGCTCCCGCCGCAGCGACGCCCGTCGCCCGACGGCACGTCGCTGCGCAAGGACTACGAGCTGCCGCGCACCGGCCGGGGCTGA
- a CDS encoding Na+/H+ antiporter: protein MDQLALLFVLLLGALVSVPVGDRFGVPAPVLMTLFGGVLAVADFVPDVNIPPELILPGLLPPLLYAAVRRTSWRQFAANIRPILLLAVALVFVTTVCVAVVAHAIVPGLTVAAAVALGALIAPPDPVAATSVAGQLGLPRRLVSILEGEGLFNDVTAIVLYHVAIAAVLSGSFSAWRAGADFVLSAVVAVVAGLVLGWGANRLMDLLGDPTLQIGMTLLVPYASYVLAEKLHGSGVLAVLTTALFLAEYATDADDVMTRLAGHTFWDIIDTLVTGVAFGLIGLELHHAIGTAQGRWGELLGWAAVVVGVVIAVRLVWLLPATWLTKRLHAGRDYDEEIPVSWRETVVMWWSGMRGVASVALALAVPLKTDAGAPFPDRDEIVFIAFGVIIVTLVLQGLTLPSLVRRLGVRADSEREKEFEKELAVRAARAAKRRLREIEQVEELPEELSEQMLRRAYDIGIRISPDMGEEERREAQHQRVRRLKRIRKIQSEMLSAARHEVLAARSEPGADPEIVDRVLRHLDVRSLR from the coding sequence GTGGACCAGTTGGCTCTGCTGTTCGTCCTGCTGCTCGGGGCCCTGGTGAGCGTCCCGGTGGGGGACCGGTTCGGGGTGCCGGCGCCGGTGCTGATGACCCTGTTCGGCGGGGTCCTCGCGGTGGCCGACTTCGTGCCCGACGTGAACATCCCGCCGGAGCTGATCCTGCCCGGACTGCTCCCGCCCCTGCTCTACGCCGCCGTACGGCGCACCTCCTGGCGGCAGTTCGCGGCCAACATCCGCCCGATCCTGCTGCTGGCCGTCGCCCTGGTCTTCGTCACGACGGTGTGCGTGGCGGTCGTCGCGCACGCGATCGTGCCGGGCCTGACCGTCGCCGCCGCCGTCGCGCTCGGCGCGCTGATCGCCCCGCCCGACCCGGTCGCCGCGACCAGCGTCGCCGGGCAACTGGGGCTGCCGCGCCGCCTGGTGTCCATCCTCGAGGGTGAGGGGCTCTTCAACGACGTCACCGCCATCGTGCTGTACCACGTGGCGATCGCCGCGGTGCTGAGCGGATCCTTCTCGGCCTGGCGGGCCGGCGCGGACTTCGTGCTGTCCGCCGTCGTCGCCGTCGTCGCGGGCCTGGTGCTGGGCTGGGGCGCGAACAGGCTGATGGACCTGCTCGGCGATCCGACCCTGCAGATCGGCATGACCCTGCTGGTGCCGTACGCCTCGTACGTGCTCGCGGAGAAGCTGCACGGCTCCGGGGTGCTCGCGGTGCTCACCACGGCGCTGTTCCTCGCCGAGTACGCCACCGACGCCGACGACGTGATGACCCGGCTGGCCGGGCACACCTTCTGGGACATCATCGACACCCTGGTCACCGGGGTCGCCTTCGGGCTCATCGGTCTGGAGCTGCACCACGCGATCGGCACGGCCCAGGGGCGCTGGGGGGAGCTGCTCGGCTGGGCCGCCGTCGTCGTGGGCGTGGTGATCGCCGTACGGCTGGTGTGGCTGCTGCCCGCGACCTGGCTGACCAAGCGGCTGCACGCGGGGCGGGACTACGACGAGGAGATCCCGGTGAGCTGGCGCGAGACCGTCGTGATGTGGTGGTCCGGGATGCGCGGGGTGGCCTCGGTGGCGCTGGCGCTGGCGGTCCCGCTGAAGACCGACGCCGGGGCCCCGTTTCCCGACCGCGACGAGATCGTCTTCATCGCCTTCGGGGTCATCATCGTCACGCTGGTCCTGCAGGGGCTCACACTGCCGTCGCTCGTCAGACGGCTCGGGGTGCGGGCCGACTCCGAGCGGGAGAAGGAGTTCGAGAAGGAGCTGGCGGTACGCGCCGCGAGGGCGGCCAAGCGCCGGCTGCGGGAGATCGAGCAGGTGGAGGAGCTGCCCGAGGAGCTGTCCGAGCAGATGCTGCGGCGCGCCTACGACATCGGGATCCGGATCAGCCCCGACATGGGGGAGGAGGAGCGGCGCGAGGCGCAGCACCAGCGGGTCAGGCGGCTGAAGCGGATCCGGAAGATCCAGAGCGAGATGCTGAGCGCGGCGCGGCACGAGGTGCTGGCGGCGCGGAGCGAGCCGGGCGCGGATCCGGAGATCGTGGACCGGGTGCTCCGGCATCTCGACGTGCGCAGCCTGCGGTGA
- a CDS encoding GNAT family N-acetyltransferase produces MSAPYAVRVAEDPADREACFAVRKEVFVREQGVAEDIEYDAYDAAAVHVLAVREDGVPLGTGRLLHGESAAAKTGGDASVGSLGRLAVTREARGLGVGAALVRAIEDAARARGLTAVDLRAQTHALGFYERLGYTAYGPEFPDAGIPHRAMRRAL; encoded by the coding sequence ATGAGCGCGCCGTACGCCGTGCGGGTCGCCGAGGACCCCGCCGACCGCGAGGCCTGCTTCGCGGTCCGCAAGGAGGTCTTCGTCCGCGAGCAGGGCGTCGCCGAGGACATCGAGTACGACGCCTACGACGCGGCCGCCGTGCATGTGCTGGCGGTCCGCGAGGACGGCGTGCCGCTGGGCACCGGGCGGCTGCTGCACGGCGAGAGCGCCGCGGCCAAGACGGGCGGGGATGCCTCGGTGGGCTCCCTGGGGCGGCTCGCCGTCACCCGCGAGGCCCGCGGGCTCGGCGTCGGCGCGGCCCTGGTGCGGGCCATCGAGGACGCGGCACGCGCGCGTGGCCTCACCGCGGTCGACCTGCGCGCCCAGACCCACGCGCTGGGCTTCTACGAGCGCCTCGGCTACACGGCGTACGGCCCGGAGTTCCCGGACGCCGGGATACCGCACCGGGCGATGCGCCGCGCCCTGTAG
- a CDS encoding SDR family NAD(P)-dependent oxidoreductase, with product MTRNIVISGGGTGIGRATAQTFAADGDRVLLLGRRAEVLEKAEVPGALTHAADLSEPDQVRRAARFVAQELGTVDVLVHAAGGAGYREQPAASEDPLDRVAHDWTAAFRQNVLTAALLTEALKDRLAAPGGRVLFISSIAAYRGSGSGAYAAAKAGLHPYAHDLARQLGPRGITVNVVAPGYVEDTEFFGDSMDEERRARLIAETLNGRPGIPGDVAATLHWLASPGAAHVTSQIIQVNGGAERGH from the coding sequence ATGACTCGCAACATCGTGATCAGTGGTGGCGGCACGGGAATCGGGCGGGCGACGGCGCAGACGTTCGCGGCGGACGGCGACCGGGTGCTGTTGCTCGGCCGGCGCGCCGAGGTGCTGGAGAAGGCGGAGGTGCCCGGGGCCCTGACCCATGCCGCGGATCTCTCCGAGCCGGACCAGGTGCGCCGGGCGGCCCGGTTCGTCGCCCAGGAGCTGGGCACCGTGGACGTCCTCGTGCACGCGGCCGGCGGCGCCGGGTACCGGGAGCAGCCTGCCGCGAGCGAAGACCCCCTGGACCGGGTGGCCCACGACTGGACGGCCGCCTTCCGGCAGAACGTCCTCACCGCCGCCCTCCTCACCGAGGCGCTCAAGGACCGGCTCGCCGCGCCCGGCGGCCGGGTGCTGTTCATCAGCTCCATCGCCGCCTACCGCGGTTCCGGCAGCGGTGCCTACGCGGCGGCCAAGGCCGGACTGCATCCCTACGCGCACGACCTGGCCCGGCAGCTGGGACCGCGCGGCATCACCGTGAACGTGGTCGCGCCGGGATACGTCGAGGACACCGAGTTCTTCGGGGACTCCATGGACGAGGAGCGGCGGGCACGGCTCATCGCCGAGACGCTGAACGGCCGCCCCGGGATACCGGGCGACGTCGCCGCGACCCTGCACTGGCTGGCCTCGCCCGGCGCCGCGCATGTCACCTCGCAGATCATCCAGGTCAACGGCGGCGCCGAGCGCGGCCATTGA
- a CDS encoding RluA family pseudouridine synthase yields the protein MSTIPEIRTLPVPDGLEGERVDAAISRMFGFSRTKAAELAAAGKVQVDGAVVGKSERVRGGAWLEVEMPQAPAPVQIVAEPVEGMEIVHDDEDVVVIVKPVGVAAHPSPGWTGPTVIGGLAAAGYRISTSGAAERQGIVHRLDVGTSGLMVVAKSERAYTSLKRQFKERTVDKRYHTLVQGHPDPTSGTIDAPIGRHPNHDYKWAVTAEGKPSVTHYDLIEAFRAASLLDVKLETGRTHQIRVHMAAHRHPCVGDLTYGADPTLAKRLRLTRQWLHAVRLGFEHPGDGQWVEFESEYPADLQKALDQVREETYA from the coding sequence GTGAGCACGATTCCCGAGATCCGTACCCTGCCCGTGCCCGACGGCCTGGAGGGCGAGCGCGTCGACGCCGCCATCTCCCGCATGTTCGGCTTCTCCCGCACCAAGGCGGCGGAGCTGGCCGCGGCCGGCAAGGTCCAGGTCGACGGCGCGGTGGTCGGCAAGTCCGAGCGGGTGCGCGGCGGCGCCTGGCTCGAGGTCGAGATGCCCCAGGCGCCCGCGCCGGTGCAGATCGTCGCCGAGCCGGTCGAGGGCATGGAGATCGTGCACGACGACGAGGACGTGGTGGTGATCGTCAAGCCGGTCGGCGTGGCCGCGCACCCGTCGCCGGGCTGGACCGGTCCCACCGTCATCGGCGGTCTCGCCGCCGCCGGGTACCGGATCTCCACCTCCGGCGCCGCCGAGCGCCAGGGCATCGTGCACCGCCTCGACGTGGGCACCTCGGGCCTGATGGTGGTCGCCAAGTCGGAGCGCGCCTACACCTCGCTCAAGCGCCAGTTCAAGGAGCGCACGGTCGACAAGCGCTACCACACCCTGGTCCAGGGCCACCCGGACCCCACGAGCGGCACCATCGACGCGCCGATCGGCCGCCACCCGAACCACGACTACAAGTGGGCGGTCACGGCCGAGGGCAAGCCCTCCGTCACGCACTACGACCTCATCGAGGCGTTCCGCGCGGCCTCGCTGCTGGACGTGAAGCTGGAGACCGGCCGCACCCACCAGATCCGCGTCCACATGGCCGCCCACCGCCACCCCTGCGTCGGTGACCTCACCTACGGCGCCGACCCGACCCTCGCCAAGCGGCTGCGCCTGACCCGCCAGTGGCTGCACGCCGTGCGCCTCGGCTTCGAGCACCCCGGGGACGGCCAGTGGGTGGAGTTCGAGAGCGAGTACCCCGCGGACCTGCAGAAGGCCCTCGACCAGGTGCGCGAGGAGACGTACGCATGA
- the ileS gene encoding isoleucine--tRNA ligase, with the protein MTAPTYRQVPAQVDLPALEHAVLDFWREQKIFAKSLEQSQGRPEWVFYEGPPTANGMPGAHHIEARVFKDVFPRFRTMRGYHVARKAGWDCHGLPVELEVEKELGFSGKKDIEAYGIAEFNAKCRESVTRHTDAFAELTTRMGYWTDLDGAYRTMDPSYIESVWWSLKQIFDKGLLVQDHRVAPWCPRCGTGLSDHELAQGYETVVDPSVYVRFPLTSGPLAGEAALLVWTTTPWTLVSNTAVAAHPEVTYVVATNGAEKLVVAEPLVGKALGEGWETTGQTFTGAEMERWTYQRPFELVEFPAPAHYVVNAEYVTTEDGTGLVHQSPAFGEDDLKVCRSYGLPVVNPVRPDGTFEEDVPLVGGVFFKKADERLTEDLQQRGLLFKHIPYEHSYPHCWRCHTALLYYAQPSWYIRTTAIKDRLLEENEKTNWFPETVKNGRYGDWLNNNIDWALSRNRYWGTPLPIWRCEDGHLTCVGSRAELTVLTGSDQSELDPHRPFIDEVTFACPQDGCRKTATRVPEVIDAWYDSGSMPFAQWGYPYQNKELFESRYPAQFISEAIDQTRGWFYTLMAVGTLVFDKSSYENVVCLGHILAEDGRKMSKHLGNTLQPIPLMDQHGADAVRWFMAAGGSPWAARRVGHGTIQEVVRKTLLTYWNTVAFQALYARTSNWAPSEADPAPADRPVLDRWLLSELHALTDQVTQSLEAYDTQRAGKLLSAFVDDLSNWYVRRSRRRFWQGDKAALRTLHEVLETVTKLMAPITPFITERVWQDLVVPVTPGAPESVHLAAWPEADLSAIDPELSKQMVLVRRLVELGRATRAESGVKTRQPLSRALIAAAGFESLDPELHTQITEELNVSSLASLSEVGGSLVDTTAKANFRALGKRFGKRVQDVAKAIANADAAALSLALREGTASVEVDGETVALAPDEVIITETPREGWSVASDSGATVALDLEITEELRQAGLARDAIRLIQEARKNSGLDVADRIALRWTSTDPAVVAALTEHSALIAEEVLSTDFAQGEADDTFGEPFTDEGLSLTFRLRKA; encoded by the coding sequence ATGACAGCGCCGACGTACCGCCAGGTGCCCGCACAGGTCGACCTGCCCGCTCTTGAGCACGCCGTGCTCGACTTCTGGCGCGAGCAGAAGATCTTCGCCAAGAGCCTGGAGCAGTCGCAGGGCCGCCCGGAATGGGTGTTCTACGAAGGCCCGCCCACCGCCAACGGCATGCCCGGCGCCCACCACATCGAGGCGCGCGTCTTCAAGGACGTCTTCCCCCGCTTCCGCACCATGCGCGGCTACCACGTGGCCCGCAAGGCCGGCTGGGACTGCCACGGCCTCCCGGTGGAGCTGGAGGTCGAGAAGGAGCTCGGCTTCAGCGGCAAGAAGGACATCGAGGCGTACGGCATCGCCGAGTTCAACGCCAAGTGCCGCGAGTCCGTGACCCGCCACACCGACGCCTTCGCCGAGCTGACGACCCGCATGGGTTACTGGACGGACCTCGACGGTGCCTACCGCACGATGGACCCGTCCTACATCGAATCGGTCTGGTGGTCGCTCAAGCAGATCTTCGACAAGGGGCTCCTGGTCCAGGACCACCGCGTCGCCCCCTGGTGCCCCCGCTGCGGCACCGGCCTGTCGGACCACGAGCTGGCGCAGGGCTACGAGACGGTCGTGGACCCGTCGGTCTATGTCCGTTTCCCGCTTACCTCCGGTCCGCTGGCCGGCGAGGCCGCGCTCCTGGTGTGGACGACGACCCCGTGGACCCTGGTGTCCAACACCGCGGTCGCCGCCCACCCCGAGGTCACCTACGTCGTCGCGACGAACGGCGCGGAGAAGCTCGTCGTCGCCGAGCCGCTCGTCGGCAAGGCGCTCGGCGAGGGCTGGGAGACAACGGGCCAGACCTTCACCGGCGCCGAGATGGAGCGCTGGACGTATCAGCGTCCCTTCGAGCTGGTCGAGTTCCCCGCCCCGGCCCACTACGTGGTGAACGCCGAGTACGTCACGACCGAGGACGGTACGGGTCTGGTCCACCAGTCCCCCGCCTTCGGTGAGGACGACCTCAAGGTGTGCCGCTCCTACGGCCTGCCCGTGGTCAACCCGGTGCGCCCCGACGGCACCTTCGAGGAGGACGTCCCGCTGGTCGGCGGTGTCTTCTTCAAGAAGGCGGACGAACGGCTCACCGAGGACCTGCAGCAGCGCGGCCTCCTCTTCAAGCACATCCCGTACGAGCACAGCTACCCGCACTGCTGGCGCTGCCACACCGCGCTCCTCTACTACGCGCAGCCGTCCTGGTACATCCGCACCACGGCGATCAAGGACCGCCTCCTCGAGGAGAACGAGAAGACCAACTGGTTCCCGGAGACCGTCAAGAACGGCCGGTACGGCGACTGGCTGAACAACAACATCGACTGGGCGCTGTCCCGCAACCGCTACTGGGGCACCCCGCTGCCGATCTGGCGCTGCGAGGACGGTCACCTCACCTGCGTCGGCTCCCGCGCGGAGCTGACCGTGCTGACGGGAAGCGACCAGTCGGAGCTGGACCCGCACCGCCCGTTCATCGACGAGGTCACCTTCGCCTGTCCTCAGGACGGCTGCAGGAAGACGGCCACGCGCGTGCCCGAGGTCATCGACGCCTGGTACGACTCGGGCTCGATGCCGTTCGCGCAGTGGGGCTACCCGTACCAGAACAAGGAGCTGTTCGAGTCCCGCTACCCGGCGCAGTTCATCTCCGAGGCCATCGACCAGACCCGCGGCTGGTTCTACACGCTGATGGCGGTCGGCACCCTGGTGTTCGACAAGTCGTCGTACGAGAACGTCGTCTGCTTGGGCCACATCCTCGCGGAGGACGGCCGCAAGATGTCCAAGCACCTGGGCAACACCCTGCAGCCCATCCCGCTCATGGACCAGCACGGCGCGGACGCGGTGCGCTGGTTCATGGCGGCCGGCGGCTCCCCGTGGGCGGCGCGCCGCGTGGGCCACGGCACGATCCAGGAGGTGGTGCGCAAGACGCTTCTCACCTACTGGAACACGGTCGCCTTCCAGGCCCTGTACGCCCGCACCTCGAACTGGGCGCCGAGCGAGGCCGACCCGGCCCCGGCCGACCGCCCGGTCCTGGACCGCTGGCTGCTGTCCGAGCTGCACGCGCTGACCGACCAGGTGACGCAGTCCCTGGAGGCGTACGACACCCAGCGCGCCGGCAAGCTGCTGTCCGCGTTCGTCGACGACCTGTCGAACTGGTACGTCCGCCGCTCCCGGCGCCGCTTCTGGCAGGGCGACAAGGCCGCGCTGCGCACCCTGCACGAGGTGCTGGAGACCGTCACCAAGCTGATGGCGCCGATCACCCCGTTCATCACCGAGCGGGTGTGGCAGGACCTGGTCGTGCCGGTGACCCCGGGCGCCCCGGAGTCGGTGCACCTGGCCGCCTGGCCGGAGGCGGACCTGTCCGCGATCGACCCGGAGCTGTCGAAGCAGATGGTCCTGGTCCGCCGGCTCGTCGAGCTGGGCCGCGCCACGCGCGCGGAGTCGGGCGTCAAGACGCGTCAGCCGCTGTCCCGCGCGCTGATCGCGGCGGCCGGCTTCGAGTCCCTGGACCCCGAGCTGCACACGCAGATCACCGAGGAGCTGAACGTCTCCTCGCTGGCGTCGCTGTCCGAGGTGGGCGGCTCGCTGGTGGACACCACCGCCAAGGCCAACTTCCGGGCGCTGGGCAAGCGGTTCGGCAAGCGGGTGCAGGACGTGGCGAAGGCGATCGCGAACGCGGACGCCGCCGCGCTGTCGCTGGCGCTGCGCGAGGGCACGGCCTCGGTGGAGGTCGACGGCGAGACGGTCGCCCTGGCCCCCGACGAGGTGATCATCACCGAGACCCCGCGCGAGGGCTGGTCGGTGGCCTCCGACTCGGGCGCCACGGTCGCCCTGGACCTGGAGATCACCGAGGAGCTGCGGCAGGCGGGCCTGGCCCGTGACGCGATCCGGCTGATCCAGGAGGCCCGGAAGAACAGCGGCCTGGACGTCGCCGACCGGATCGCTCTGCGCTGGACCTCGACGGACCCGGCGGTGGTCGCGGCGCTGACCGAGCACAGCGCGCTGATCGCCGAGGAGGTCCTGTCGACCGACTTCGCGCAGGGTGAGGCGGACGACACCTTCGGTGAGCCGTTCACCGACGAGGGCCTGTCGCTGACGTTCCGCCTGCGCAAGGCGTAA
- a CDS encoding TraR/DksA C4-type zinc finger protein: MVAKKTAVQQPATGRRRGAAASGAAAAPGGQAKGAAGRTRLTGGRSAEPAARRTALRDPAPKEPAVRRTTDSRATAGAKATAGTRAAAGAGTAAARKTAAEKSAGTTSAARTSAARTSAAKTSAATTSAAKTSAARTSAAKTSPAKKSAAGDAAAEKSTSARRTASRKASAGKAGAEKSTAEKSTAKATAAGKAALKETAAKKTAAEKPAAKKAAAIKTSVRKTSAGKASAKSTSAGKATAQKTSTVKATAQEATARNATAGEAAAETAAGEKTSAAGKRTAARSASAVKTGIRVAAAGAAVPEKAAAGKTGGRKPAAKGAVGETAVDKPVAKGAVGETAVRKPAAKKAGGGKAAAAGVSTEAADTSRAKKAGAARAAKQTGATTVVAKKTPGTATAETAVPKARGAAAEPGELAVRPGEDPWTADEVDEARAELLSEAERLQEEISSSEASLAGLMRDSGDGAGDDQADIGAKNITREHEMALAAGARDMLIQTERALERLDAGTYGLCESCGNPIGKARMQAFPRATLCVECKQKQERRS, translated from the coding sequence ATGGTGGCGAAAAAGACCGCCGTACAGCAGCCGGCGACCGGCCGGCGCCGGGGCGCGGCCGCCTCCGGCGCTGCGGCCGCCCCGGGTGGCCAGGCCAAGGGAGCGGCCGGCAGGACGAGGCTGACCGGGGGAAGGAGCGCGGAGCCGGCCGCGAGAAGAACGGCGCTGCGAGACCCGGCCCCGAAGGAGCCGGCCGTCAGGAGAACGACGGACAGCCGGGCGACGGCCGGTGCGAAGGCGACTGCGGGCACGAGGGCCGCCGCGGGTGCCGGTACGGCGGCTGCGAGGAAGACGGCCGCTGAGAAGTCCGCCGGGACCACGTCGGCGGCCAGGACGTCCGCCGCGAGGACTTCGGCGGCCAAGACGTCCGCCGCGACCACCTCGGCGGCCAAGACGTCCGCGGCGAGGACTTCGGCGGCGAAGACGTCCCCGGCGAAGAAGTCCGCTGCCGGGGACGCGGCCGCTGAGAAGAGCACGTCGGCCCGGAGGACCGCGTCCAGGAAGGCCTCGGCCGGAAAGGCCGGCGCCGAGAAGTCCACCGCCGAGAAGAGCACCGCAAAGGCGACGGCGGCCGGGAAGGCGGCGCTGAAGGAAACAGCCGCCAAGAAGACGGCGGCTGAGAAGCCCGCCGCCAAGAAGGCCGCGGCCATCAAGACCTCGGTCCGGAAGACCTCGGCCGGGAAGGCCTCGGCCAAGAGCACCTCGGCCGGTAAGGCCACGGCGCAGAAGACCTCGACCGTGAAGGCCACGGCGCAGGAGGCCACAGCCCGGAACGCCACGGCCGGTGAAGCCGCTGCCGAGACGGCGGCCGGTGAGAAGACTTCGGCGGCCGGCAAGAGGACGGCGGCCAGGAGCGCGTCGGCCGTGAAGACGGGAATCCGCGTCGCGGCGGCCGGTGCGGCAGTGCCCGAGAAGGCGGCGGCCGGGAAGACCGGCGGGAGGAAGCCGGCGGCGAAGGGGGCGGTGGGCGAGACGGCCGTGGACAAGCCGGTGGCGAAGGGAGCGGTGGGCGAGACGGCCGTACGGAAGCCGGCGGCGAAGAAGGCCGGCGGCGGGAAGGCGGCCGCGGCGGGCGTCTCCACGGAGGCGGCCGACACGAGCAGGGCCAAGAAAGCGGGCGCGGCGCGGGCCGCCAAGCAGACGGGAGCCACGACAGTGGTTGCGAAGAAGACTCCTGGCACGGCCACGGCGGAGACCGCCGTCCCCAAGGCGCGAGGCGCCGCGGCGGAGCCCGGCGAGCTGGCGGTGCGCCCCGGCGAGGACCCCTGGACCGCGGACGAGGTCGACGAGGCCCGTGCCGAACTGCTGTCGGAGGCGGAGCGGCTGCAGGAGGAGATCAGCTCCTCCGAGGCGTCGCTCGCGGGGCTGATGCGGGACTCCGGGGACGGCGCGGGCGACGACCAGGCCGACATCGGCGCCAAGAACATCACCCGTGAGCACGAGATGGCCCTGGCCGCCGGCGCGCGTGACATGCTGATCCAGACCGAGCGCGCCCTGGAGCGGCTGGACGCGGGCACCTACGGCCTGTGCGAGAGCTGCGGCAACCCCATCGGCAAGGCCCGGATGCAGGCCTTCCCGCGGGCCACCCTGTGCGTCGAGTGCAAGCAGAAGCAGGAACGCCGCTCCTGA
- the lspA gene encoding signal peptidase II has protein sequence MAEAERIIGTPDTPDGSGEHAPAQERGRRGRRIALLFAVAAFAYALDLISKLLVVARLEGREPIRLLGDWLELNATRNPGAAFGFGQAFTIIFTLIAAAVIVVIIRLARKLYSYPWAIALGLLLGGALGNLTDRIFRSPGVFEGKVVDFIAPKGFAVFNLADSAIVCGGILIVLLSFRGLDPDGTLHRD, from the coding sequence GTGGCAGAGGCGGAGCGCATCATCGGTACGCCGGACACCCCGGACGGCAGCGGCGAACATGCCCCGGCCCAGGAGCGGGGGCGCCGCGGGCGACGGATCGCCCTGCTGTTCGCGGTGGCCGCCTTCGCGTACGCCCTCGACCTGATCAGCAAGCTGCTCGTGGTCGCCAGGCTGGAGGGCCGCGAGCCGATCAGGCTGCTCGGGGACTGGCTGGAGCTGAACGCCACCCGCAACCCGGGTGCGGCCTTCGGCTTCGGCCAGGCCTTCACGATCATCTTCACCCTGATCGCCGCGGCCGTGATCGTGGTGATCATCCGGCTGGCCCGCAAGCTCTACAGCTACCCCTGGGCCATCGCGCTCGGCCTGCTGCTCGGCGGCGCGCTCGGCAACCTCACCGACCGGATCTTCCGGTCGCCCGGCGTCTTCGAGGGCAAGGTCGTCGACTTCATCGCGCCCAAGGGCTTCGCGGTGTTCAACCTGGCCGACTCGGCGATCGTGTGCGGCGGCATCCTGATCGTGCTGCTGTCCTTCCGGGGCCTCGACCCGGACGGCACGCTGCACCGGGACTGA